A genomic window from Ruminiclostridium cellulolyticum H10 includes:
- the atpA gene encoding F0F1 ATP synthase subunit alpha, whose product MSLRPEEISSIIKQQIENYDTAVKTDDVGYVLQSGDNIARIYGLKSCMSGELLQFENNVFGMALNLEEDNVGCVVLGDDRGIKEGSTVKRTGKTVQVPVGQSLVGRVVSPLGKPLDGKGDIAVEEYRPVDFTAPGVVDRKSVNKPLQTGIMALDALIPIGRGQRELIIGDRQTGKTAIAVDTIINQKGKDVICVYVAIGQKASTITGIVNTLEKFGAMEYSIVVSSTASDPSSVQYLAPYAGCAMAEDFMYRYHKDVLIIYDDLSKHAVAYRAMSLLLKRPPGREAYPGDVFYLHSRLLERAAKLSDELGGGSITALPIIETLAGDVSAYIPTNVISITDGQIYLESELFHSGQRPAVNVGLSVSRVGGSAQIKAMRKIAGPLRINLAQYRELEAFAQFGSDLDKSTRDKLTQGERLVETLKQPLNATLPVEEQVLILYGATNNYLMDLPVNKVGKFNRELVAYVKQRYPKILTSIAETGDISDEVSKLMKTAADEFKTQFV is encoded by the coding sequence ATGAGTCTTAGACCAGAAGAAATAAGCTCGATTATAAAACAGCAGATAGAGAATTATGATACTGCTGTAAAGACTGATGATGTTGGATATGTCCTTCAGTCAGGAGATAATATTGCGAGAATATACGGACTTAAATCATGTATGTCCGGCGAGCTTTTACAGTTTGAAAATAATGTATTCGGCATGGCTCTCAATCTCGAAGAAGATAACGTGGGATGTGTTGTGCTGGGAGATGACAGAGGAATAAAGGAAGGTTCAACTGTTAAAAGGACAGGTAAGACTGTCCAGGTGCCGGTTGGACAAAGCCTCGTCGGAAGGGTTGTCAGTCCCCTTGGAAAGCCACTGGATGGAAAAGGTGATATTGCAGTAGAAGAATATCGTCCTGTTGATTTTACGGCTCCCGGTGTTGTCGACAGAAAGAGCGTTAACAAGCCGCTTCAGACAGGTATTATGGCACTTGATGCATTGATTCCAATAGGAAGAGGCCAAAGAGAGCTTATAATCGGAGACAGGCAGACAGGTAAAACAGCTATAGCTGTAGATACTATTATCAATCAAAAAGGCAAGGATGTCATTTGTGTTTATGTAGCAATTGGACAAAAGGCATCTACTATTACTGGTATTGTAAATACTCTAGAGAAATTTGGAGCTATGGAATACTCTATCGTTGTATCATCAACGGCAAGCGACCCTTCATCGGTTCAGTATCTTGCACCTTATGCAGGCTGTGCTATGGCAGAGGATTTTATGTACAGATATCATAAGGATGTTCTGATTATTTATGATGATTTGTCTAAACATGCTGTTGCTTACAGAGCAATGTCGCTTCTGCTGAAAAGGCCGCCGGGAAGAGAAGCTTATCCCGGAGATGTTTTCTATCTACACTCAAGACTACTTGAGAGAGCGGCAAAACTTAGCGACGAGCTGGGTGGGGGTTCAATTACCGCATTGCCTATTATAGAAACACTTGCAGGAGACGTTTCTGCATATATCCCAACTAATGTAATTTCAATAACAGACGGTCAGATATATCTTGAGTCCGAATTATTTCATTCAGGACAAAGGCCTGCCGTAAACGTAGGGTTGTCAGTTTCAAGAGTTGGTGGTTCTGCACAGATAAAGGCAATGAGAAAAATTGCAGGTCCTTTAAGAATAAATCTTGCACAGTACAGAGAACTCGAAGCATTTGCACAGTTCGGTTCTGACCTCGATAAATCAACAAGGGATAAGCTGACTCAGGGAGAACGTCTTGTTGAGACCCTAAAACAGCCCCTGAATGCAACATTGCCGGTTGAAGAACAGGTCCTCATATTGTATGGAGCTACAAACAATTATCTCATGGATTTACCAGTAAACAAGGTTGGAAAGTTCAACCGGGAGCTTGTGGCCTATGTTAAGCAGAGGTATCCTAAAATACTTACTAGTATTGCGGAAACAGGTGATATAAGCGATGAGGTATCAAAGCTTATGAAGACCGCAGCAGATGAGTTCAAGACTCAATTTGTTTAA
- the atpG gene encoding ATP synthase F1 subunit gamma codes for MANNMREIKSRIKSINQMRQITKAMKLISASKLKKARAQLEETLPYYNKVKETIADILAHSAEVESRFFDIREEKEGKKKAYIVMAGDKGLAGGYNSNIFKLTEHEIGDNKENALLLVAGTTGRSYFSRKEYHVHTEFDYAVQNPTVFRAREITEIILDLYNKQEVDEVYIVYTQMISAISLEPRILKLLPIEISALREDVKADEIVLDQRLKYEPSVTEVLNVLIPKYIKGIMYGTFVEAFTSEQNARMTAMDNATKNADEMLQKLNLYYNRARQATITQEISEIVGGASALE; via the coding sequence ATGGCAAACAATATGCGTGAAATTAAATCACGTATCAAAAGTATAAACCAGATGAGACAAATTACTAAGGCCATGAAGTTGATATCGGCGTCAAAACTTAAAAAAGCAAGGGCTCAGCTGGAGGAGACACTCCCATACTATAACAAGGTCAAAGAAACCATAGCCGATATTCTTGCACATAGTGCGGAGGTTGAAAGCAGGTTTTTTGATATAAGAGAAGAGAAGGAAGGCAAAAAGAAAGCATATATTGTTATGGCCGGTGACAAGGGGCTGGCCGGCGGTTACAATAGTAACATTTTCAAGCTGACAGAACATGAAATCGGTGATAACAAGGAAAATGCCTTGCTTCTGGTGGCAGGTACCACAGGAAGGTCTTACTTTAGCAGAAAGGAATACCATGTCCACACCGAATTTGATTATGCAGTTCAGAATCCAACGGTATTTAGGGCAAGGGAAATTACAGAGATTATACTTGATTTATACAATAAGCAGGAAGTTGATGAAGTTTATATAGTATATACTCAAATGATATCTGCTATATCTTTGGAGCCAAGGATATTAAAGCTTCTACCAATTGAAATCAGTGCTCTCCGTGAGGATGTAAAGGCTGATGAGATTGTATTGGATCAGAGGCTAAAATATGAGCCGTCAGTAACAGAAGTTCTTAATGTTCTTATTCCCAAATATATAAAGGGTATTATGTACGGCACCTTTGTTGAAGCTTTTACAAGTGAACAGAATGCACGTATGACTGCAATGGATAATGCAACTAAAAACGCAGATGAAATGCTGCAAAAGTTGAATCTGTATTATAACAGAGCAAGACAGGCGACTATAACTCAGGAGATTTCTGAAATCGTTGGCGGTGCCTCGGCTTTGGAATAG